The Spirosoma sp. SC4-14 DNA window ATTTTCCACGGGTCGGATAACGAGTGGCACTTTTTCAATTTTGACCGAGCTACTATCCAACCCAAACCAGCGGTCTTCGGAGGTAGTGAAGCCTTTGATATTGAAATAGAGGTTCATGATAAACCGCTCACGGAACGGCAATTCGTTTTCGAACGACAGAAATTTTTCGAGCACAACGAAACGGAAATCACCAATCACATTCTGGCCCCGCAGCGATTCGTAGCGGCTGGTTATATCCACTTCTTTATTTTTCACCATGTCTTCGATTACTTTCCGAAAAAACAGGTTAATCCGCTGCTCGACCCGGAACCCCAGCTTAAACGTCACCTTATAGGCATCGTCGGGCGCAATGGTATTTACCTTGTACTCCATCGTGTACGGATCGTCGGTAGTATCGACATGGACAAACCAGTAAATGTCGGCCCGTTTGGGGCGTTTCTGAAAGATGGAATAAATGATTTTTGATTCGATTTCCGACTGCCGGGCCGCATTGCTCATAAAGACCAGGTGCGTGGCGTATTTGGGAATACTAATGTCGCGGCTCAGTTCTTTAATGGCCTGGATGTAATGATCGATACGGACATACTCCGTCAAACGAAGTTTGATCTGGAAGGCCTGCAACCAGATATACATGACACCGGCAATGGCTGAACCGATCAGCAGCGATACCCAGCCACCGTGGGGAAATTTGATTAGGTTAGCAATCAAAAATGAGCCTTCTATGCCCAGATAAACCGAAAGGAAAAGTACGACACCCCAAGCCTGATATTTTTTAGTGTAGAGATAATAAGACATCAATAACGTTGTCATCAGCATGGTTAGCGTAATGGCCAGGCCATAGGCCGCTTCCATGTTCGACGATTCGCGAAAATACAATACAACGCCCACGCAACCCGCCCAGAGCAACAGATTTACGCTGGGTACATAGAGCTGCCCTTTTTGCACACTCGGATAACGCAATCGAACTTTTGGCCAGAAATTAAGGCGAATGGCTTCACTAATCAACGTAAAGGAGCCACTAATCAGGGCCTGACTCGCAATAATGGTAGCCGCCGTTGCAATTACAATACCGATCGTCAGAAACCAGGGCGGCATTACTTCATAGAACGGAATCCGATCGCTCAGGATTTGCCCTTCCTTGCTTACCAGCCATGCCCCCTGCCCGAAATAATTTAGGATAAGACAGGTTTTTACGAAAACCCAGCTCACCCGAATGTTAGACCGCCCGCAGTGCCCCATGTCGGAATAAAGGGCTTCGGCTCCAGTTGTACAGAGAAAAACGGAGCCCAACAACCAGAAACCACCCGGATATTCGGAAAGTAGCCACCAGGCATAGTACGGGTTAAGCGCAGCCAGAATTCCCGGCGAATGAGCAATCTGCACCATTCCCAGCGTGCCGAGCATAACAAACCAAACCAGCATGATGGGCCCGAAAGCGGTGCCAACCACGCTTGTCCCGAACGCCTGAATCAGGAACAGGATTGTTAGAATGGCAATAACAATCTTGATGATCAGCTCTTCTGTGATGGTTGGATACAACAGGCGAAGGCCTTCTACAGCCGACGAAACCGAAATCGGTGGCGTAATGATTCCATCGGCCAGCAATGCCGAACCGCCAATAATGGCTGGCAGGGTTAACCAGCGGGCATGGCGCCGAACGAGTGCATAGAGGGCAAAAATCCCACCCTCACCCCGGTTATCGGCCCGTAGGATCAGAATAACGTATTTGACGGTAGTTTGTAGAGTCAGTGTCCAGAATACACAGGAAAGGGCTCCCCGAACAACATCGGCCCGTATCTGATTCTCAGCACCAATAATGGCCCTGAGTGTATACAGGGGCGACGTACCAATATCGCCGTAGATAATCCCCATAGCAACCAGCAATCCGGCCGCCGTAACAGTATCTAAATGCTTTTTATCTTCCATAAATGCGGCTTTCGCCGGTTCATTTTATGAGTGGGTCAAAACGGGGCAAAGATAGGTGATGTTTAGCTTCATCAATCCCGGTTGCGCCGAAAGTTGCGATTTTGTCTCGTAAAGAGGAAACTAAGCCGCCCCTGATTACGTAGATTTAACCGACATTGAGCCTGAGACCTATAAACAGGCTCCTGATAAAGCTGCATGTGCACCCAACGCGTTCAAACGGCCGTTCTGCTCTTTTCGCTACCAGCTCCTCTGGCTGCCTCTCACAAAAGGCTTGCCAATGGTAATTCTCAAAAGCATAAGTTGAAGCGCAGCCGGACGTTATGGACATACATGCACCAACTGGCTCTTGCCAAAACGCAGGCCGCACAACTCCCCTGCATTCAGTCGGCAGCTATTTTAAGTGAGGCAGAGCTAAACGCACCTTTTGGCGAGCAACTCCAAAAAGCCATCTATCGAACATTACACCTTGGCTATAAGCAACTTATCATTATCGGAAACGATTGCCCAGGGCTAACGATCGGCGATTTGCGCAACGCAGCCAACGAGCTGGCCAATGGGAAGCTACCCATTGGCGGTGACCAACGTGGAGGTGTTTTTTTATTCGGAATCGACGATCGGTTTCTGCGGGATGCTCCACCCGAATTATTTGCGAAACTTCCGTGGCAAACCCCTTTGCTGGGAAAAACACTGACAGCCTTTCTGAAGCGTTTTTTTGGCGAACTATACCAACTGTCCGCCGTTAGAACCGACTGGAACAACCCGGCTGACCTTGGGTCTGGAATTGATAAAAACGGCGCTTTCAGCTGGCTAACGGCGCACATTCTGGCTATCATCAGCCGCTATTTGCTAGTTGTTTCTATCCCCGTTCTCCCTTTTTTTTCTTATCGTATAGCCCACTTTTATGGGTTGCGAGCCCCTCCGCTTTAGGGCGTTTGTTTCCTTTTCTCAACAGGAATGCAGCTTTTTTTGCCTGGTTTTAGCAGGCAATCTGCCACCTGATTGCCCATTGATCCACTACCAGCAGTAGTGTATGCAAGATTCTATTACCTGTTTTTTAAATTTTTGCTACTTCGTAAATGAGAAATTTTTCTCTGTTCTGGCTCCTGATGAGCCTGCCATTAACGGCGTTTGCCCAAACGGCCGACCTCGACGTTACGGTTCGTGAATTAACTCGCCAGGAGGCTGTGAAAGGCCAAATGGTTTATCTGGAAAATCCGTCGATCGGTTTTGCGATGTCGGCGCAGACGGATGCCAACGGCAAGGTTCTTTTCCGATCATTATCCTTAAACGGAACGTATCGGGTATATACAAAAGAAACCGATCGATATGCCGAAAGTGATGCGACAGGCATTGTATTACGGGCCAATTTTCGGCGCAGTGTAACATTATTATTGCCCGGCAAACGCGAAATAAACCTCACGGAGGTGAACGTGAAAAGCACCAGTGCATCCCGAATCAATACAACCAACGCCGAAGTATCATCGGAAATGGACATTAAAAAAGTGGAGGAACTACCCGTTGAAGGCCGCGATATAACCCGGATGCTCTATCGGTTGCCCAATGTGAGTCAGGCAACGGGCTTTTTTGCCGAAGCCCCCAACGTGAGCATTAATGGTGCCAATAGTCTCTACAATAACTACCTGATCGACGGTATGGACAACAATGAGCGTTTTTTGGGCGGTCAGAAATTTGCGATACCGGTTGGTTTTACGCGCAACGTAACGGTGCTGACAAACAATTATTCGGTTGAGTTCGGGAATACGGGAAACGGAGTAATTAACATAACCAGCAAATCGGGCAGTAATGAAACCACCGGCGAAGTGTTTCTGCTATCGCGGCCAGGTGCCGTAATCGATGCCCAAACCAGCTATCCGCTGCGCGATTTATCGGGCAATCAGGTGAAAGATGGCTTTGCGCGGTATCAGGGTGGTTTTGGCATTGGTGGTGCATTGGTTAAGAATAAAACTTTTTATTACCTCAATGTTGAACATACGACCGATGTCAAAGACAATTTATTGAACTCAACCCAACTGGGGATAAACGAAACGGTTCGGGGAACAAACCGGTTTACGTATATCTCCGGCAAACTGGATCAGTTATGGAGCACCCGATTCAAATCGTCGCTTCGGGTCAATGTTGGGCGGGTTGCCATCGGGCGGCAGGCGGGCGGTCTGACGGGCGGCATCGCCTTTCCATCGGCGGCCAATGCGCAAGATCGAAATTCGTTACTGATTGCATCGCGGAACACGTATACGACCAATCGTTTTGCCTCCGAAACCAACGTTCAGTACAGTAGCTTCCGTTGGAATTATGCACGCGCCGAGAACCCTAACAGTCCCGACGTTACGGTTCTTGACCCAATGGGTCAGGCAATTGCTTATCTGGGACACCCTGGCTACTTGTTCGATTCGCACGAGAATACGGTTCAGGTTCAGCAGAAATTCTCATTCTATCGCGGCAATCACACAATTCGGGCTGGTGCCGAAATTATCAGTGCCCGTCACCGGCTCTTTGGGGGCGGCAATCCAAACGGCAGCTATACAGTTCAGTTAACGGCAAACCAGTTGGCTGCCCTCCGCGAACGAAATCTGGGCAGCAGTCTAAGCCCGACCGATATTCCATCGGATGCCCGCGTACTGGGCTATTCGGTTGAGCTACGACCTGCCTCGTTCGGCAAAACGCAAACCATTTACACGGCCTATGTCGAAGATCAGATTACGGCTGGGCCACGACTGAATCTGACCGTTGGACTTCGTTACGATTACGACAATCTATCGAAAGGAGGGGCCTCTTCGGGCGATTTTAACAACCTGGCTCCACGCGGAAGCTTTAACTATAAACTTACAGGACGTTCGGCATTGCGGGGCGGTGTGGGGCTCTTCTACGATAAAATCCTGTATACGGTTTATAGCGATGCGCTTCAGCAAAACAATACGGGTGCCGACTTCAAACAGCAACTGCAGTATTTTGTCCAGCAAGGTATTTTACCCAGCAGTACCAATGTCAACCGGGTAACGTTCGACGGTAATCAAACCGTTGGACCAGGCTATAACAGTGCCGGACAGGCATTTGGCTATTTGCAGGGACCGTCGGCCTCTTCATTTGCCGGTCAGCGGAATACGTTTAGTGGCGAACGCCGGATTTTGAATCCGAATGGCTATCAGAATCCTTATACCGTTGAATCGACACTAGGCTATCAGTATCAGGTAAGCGATAAGTTGCTGTTTTATGCCGATGTTGTTTATAACGAGTCCTACAATCTGTTTCGGACCACGAATCTGAATGCGCCATCGGCCTGGGATTATAACCTAAGTGCGCAGCGCAGTATTGCCCGCTCGACCGATGCTGCTAACCTGACCCGGCCAGTTCCCATTGCCAACGGTACCGCAACGCTGAACGGCCAGACACTGACGGGTGTAGCGCAAAGCGTGGTCATGACCGAAGACAAAGGACGTTCACGCTATACGGCTCTGAGCCTTAATTTGCAGAAAGAGCGGGGCAACGATGTATATGCTTACCGGCTGATTTACACGCTTTCCCGGCTGTATAACAACACTGAAGACGTGAATTTCCGGGCGATGGATGCAAATAACTTTACCGCCGAATGGGGTCCATCCGTTAATGATCGCCGACATATCATCAACGGAATTTTCAATTACTACGTAGGGCAGCGTTTTACGGCTACACTGGCAGCTCTGATTCAGAGTGGCCAACCCATCAATCGCGTTCCCGATGGCAGCAAGTATGTGGTGGTCGATCAGAATCTGAACCCCGTCTTAACCGCCAGCGGACAGCAGATTACGAGTAGCGATCTCAACGGCGACGGCACCGCCTTTGGCGATACATACAACGGCAGCACCGACCGCCAACCGGGCGAATCCCGCAACTCCGACCGTCTGCCCTGGTCGAAGGTCGTGGATGTCAGTCTGCAATACTACATTCCACTCAGCAACGCATCGCGACGAATGGAGATCCGGGCCGACGTCTTCAATGTACTGAACACAAACAACCTCAGTGGTTATTCCAATAATGCCACGCAAAGCAACCAGATTCAGGTTGGGCCAAAAGGCAGTGGCATTGTGCAGCGCAACGCAGGCCCACCGCGCCAGTTTCAGTTTGGTGTCCGGTATTTGTTTTAAAAATCTTACGAAAACTACATATGAATAAATCTAAGCTATCATTTTCAACGTAAGTACGGCGACATTCGATTTCTCCAAAAGAATTTGTTTAATTAGGTGTGTTTGAGCAGACGGTTTGTTCTCTGAGCAAGCCGTCTCTTTTTTGGCTAGTTGTTGACGATTTCTTCATCGCCTGTTCGACGTCCTTATATTAGACTTATTGCTACCCAATTATGACAATCTTGACGAATCGACCCCTGCTCTTTTTTTTGCTGGCAGTAGGTAGCCTGGCTATCTGGGCTAAGAGCAGGTCAGTTTTTGAGTTGAAATATAATGTAGATCCCAAACTTCATTATTTTACGTACGTATAAATGCGTAGAGGCAACTTGGGGAGTTGCCTCTACGCATTTATAGAATTCCGATAACCTTACCGAATGGTTACACTGCTTTTCTTTTCGTTTACTTATGAAGTATAACTTATTCGTTCTTTTGCTTGGGTTAACGCTGGCCTGCTCATCTTCTGACCAGCGCGATCCAGAAACCGTCCTTAACCAATCGTGGTCACAAATTGAAGAGCGAGGCCGAAATCAACCCGTAACGCTCATGATGTGGCTCGGCGATCCGTACATC harbors:
- a CDS encoding KUP/HAK/KT family potassium transporter, producing the protein MEDKKHLDTVTAAGLLVAMGIIYGDIGTSPLYTLRAIIGAENQIRADVVRGALSCVFWTLTLQTTVKYVILILRADNRGEGGIFALYALVRRHARWLTLPAIIGGSALLADGIITPPISVSSAVEGLRLLYPTITEELIIKIVIAILTILFLIQAFGTSVVGTAFGPIMLVWFVMLGTLGMVQIAHSPGILAALNPYYAWWLLSEYPGGFWLLGSVFLCTTGAEALYSDMGHCGRSNIRVSWVFVKTCLILNYFGQGAWLVSKEGQILSDRIPFYEVMPPWFLTIGIVIATAATIIASQALISGSFTLISEAIRLNFWPKVRLRYPSVQKGQLYVPSVNLLLWAGCVGVVLYFRESSNMEAAYGLAITLTMLMTTLLMSYYLYTKKYQAWGVVLFLSVYLGIEGSFLIANLIKFPHGGWVSLLIGSAIAGVMYIWLQAFQIKLRLTEYVRIDHYIQAIKELSRDISIPKYATHLVFMSNAARQSEIESKIIYSIFQKRPKRADIYWFVHVDTTDDPYTMEYKVNTIAPDDAYKVTFKLGFRVEQRINLFFRKVIEDMVKNKEVDITSRYESLRGQNVIGDFRFVVLEKFLSFENELPFRERFIMNLYFNIKGFTTSEDRWFGLDSSSVKIEKVPLVIRPVENVKLKRITS
- a CDS encoding DUF2064 domain-containing protein, which encodes MCTQRVQTAVLLFSLPAPLAASHKRLANGNSQKHKLKRSRTLWTYMHQLALAKTQAAQLPCIQSAAILSEAELNAPFGEQLQKAIYRTLHLGYKQLIIIGNDCPGLTIGDLRNAANELANGKLPIGGDQRGGVFLFGIDDRFLRDAPPELFAKLPWQTPLLGKTLTAFLKRFFGELYQLSAVRTDWNNPADLGSGIDKNGAFSWLTAHILAIISRYLLVVSIPVLPFFSYRIAHFYGLRAPPL
- a CDS encoding TonB-dependent receptor, with the translated sequence MRNFSLFWLLMSLPLTAFAQTADLDVTVRELTRQEAVKGQMVYLENPSIGFAMSAQTDANGKVLFRSLSLNGTYRVYTKETDRYAESDATGIVLRANFRRSVTLLLPGKREINLTEVNVKSTSASRINTTNAEVSSEMDIKKVEELPVEGRDITRMLYRLPNVSQATGFFAEAPNVSINGANSLYNNYLIDGMDNNERFLGGQKFAIPVGFTRNVTVLTNNYSVEFGNTGNGVINITSKSGSNETTGEVFLLSRPGAVIDAQTSYPLRDLSGNQVKDGFARYQGGFGIGGALVKNKTFYYLNVEHTTDVKDNLLNSTQLGINETVRGTNRFTYISGKLDQLWSTRFKSSLRVNVGRVAIGRQAGGLTGGIAFPSAANAQDRNSLLIASRNTYTTNRFASETNVQYSSFRWNYARAENPNSPDVTVLDPMGQAIAYLGHPGYLFDSHENTVQVQQKFSFYRGNHTIRAGAEIISARHRLFGGGNPNGSYTVQLTANQLAALRERNLGSSLSPTDIPSDARVLGYSVELRPASFGKTQTIYTAYVEDQITAGPRLNLTVGLRYDYDNLSKGGASSGDFNNLAPRGSFNYKLTGRSALRGGVGLFYDKILYTVYSDALQQNNTGADFKQQLQYFVQQGILPSSTNVNRVTFDGNQTVGPGYNSAGQAFGYLQGPSASSFAGQRNTFSGERRILNPNGYQNPYTVESTLGYQYQVSDKLLFYADVVYNESYNLFRTTNLNAPSAWDYNLSAQRSIARSTDAANLTRPVPIANGTATLNGQTLTGVAQSVVMTEDKGRSRYTALSLNLQKERGNDVYAYRLIYTLSRLYNNTEDVNFRAMDANNFTAEWGPSVNDRRHIINGIFNYYVGQRFTATLAALIQSGQPINRVPDGSKYVVVDQNLNPVLTASGQQITSSDLNGDGTAFGDTYNGSTDRQPGESRNSDRLPWSKVVDVSLQYYIPLSNASRRMEIRADVFNVLNTNNLSGYSNNATQSNQIQVGPKGSGIVQRNAGPPRQFQFGVRYLF